One stretch of Danio rerio strain Tuebingen ecotype United States chromosome 6, GRCz12tu, whole genome shotgun sequence DNA includes these proteins:
- the LOC100329520 gene encoding inhibin beta B chain, whose product MHLLSCLNLSTLVVLCAFADSGARAATTGCSTCGLPAMEKGSEQQYLVEIAKQQILSKLHLRERPNITQTVPRAALMTALRKLHAGRIRQDGTLELENNLPNSRSSNQAYEIVSFADIDGDLPNSIDTSLSFQFLQEKGHSVQVLQSSLWLYLRPSESSRISAEIYLSDSTNRTLVLQRSVDAARGGWHTFPVTSTLQAFLDGGQRRLRLEVQCQDAGRNLCKKEPTEDSSHQPFLVAQVRLREDPSKHALSKRSLRCGDDVSVCCKKDFYIKFRDIQWQDWIIAPEGYHMNYCMGQCPQHLSGSPGIASSFHASVFSQLKANGINTAVSSCCVPIQRRPLSMVYFNSQHTIVKTDVPDMIVESCGCT is encoded by the exons ATGCATTTACTTTCGTGTCTGAATCTATCCACGCTGGTGGTGCTGTGCGCGTTCGCAGATTCAGGAGCGCGCGCTGCCACTACGGGCTGTTCGACGTGCGGTCTGCCGGCGATGGAGAAGGGCTCGGAGCAGCAGTACCTGGTGGAGATCGCCAAACAGCAGATCCTGAGCAAACTGCACCTGCGGGAGAGGCCGAACATCACGCAGACGGTCCCGCGGGCGGCGCTCATGACGGCGCTACGGAAGCTCCACGCGGGCCGCATCCGACAGGACGGAACCCTGGAGCTGGAGAACAACCTGCCGAACTCGCGCTCCAGCAACCAGGCCTACGAGATCGTGAGCTTCGCTGATATCG ACGGCGATCTCCCTAACAGCATCGACACCAGTCTATCCTTCCAGTTCCTGCAGGAGAAAGGCCACAGCGTTCAAGTCCTGCAGTCCTCATTATGGCTGTACCTGCGTCCATCTGAAAGCAGCCGCATCAGCGCAGAAATATACCTGTCGGACAGCACAAACCGAACCCTGGTCCTGCAGAGGAGCGTAGACGCGGCGCGGGGCGGATGGCACACCTTCCCCGTCACAAGCACACTGCAAGCATTTCTGGACGGCGGACAGCGGCGTCTGCGTCTGGAGGTGCAGTGCCAAGATGCAGGACGAAACCTGTGCAAGAAAGAGCCGACAGAAGACTCGTCCCATCAGCCGTTTCTAGTAGCACAAGTGCGTCTGCGTGAAGATCCGTCCAAACACGCGCTCAGCAAACGCTCCCTGCGCTGCGGCGACGACGTGAGCGTGTGCTGCAAGAAAGACTTCTATATTAAGTTTCGAGACATTCAGTGGCAGGACTGGATCATTGCTCCTGAGGGCTACCACATGAACTATTGCATGGGTCAGTGTCCGCAGCATTTATCCGGCTCTCCCGGCATCGCTTCCTCATTTCACGCTAGTGTTTTCAGCCAGCTGAAAGCGAACGGTATCAATACCGCGGTGTCGTCCTGCTGCGTGCCCATTCAGAGACGCCCGCTGTCTATGGTCTACTTTAATTCACAGCACACTATTGTGAAGACCGACGTGCCGGATATGATTGTTGAGTCGTGTGGGTGCACATGA